From Hoplias malabaricus isolate fHopMal1 chromosome 11, fHopMal1.hap1, whole genome shotgun sequence, a single genomic window includes:
- the gnrhr4 gene encoding gonadotropin releasing hormone receptor 4 has product MNDVSLSAAAMFDQLPESILNATCDYGECNRTVAEAALQLPTFSAAAKARVIITFTLCAVSAACNLAVLWAASTSRRRKSHVRILIINLTVADLLVTFIVMPVDAAWNITVQWLAGDFACRLLMFLKLVAMYSCAFVTVVISLDRHSAILNPLAISEAKKKSKIMLSAAWVMSVALSVPQMFLFHNVTITVPANFTQCTTRGSFVKHWQETLYNMFTFVCLFLLPLVIMIFCYTRILVEISQRMSKGNMSSKEVHLRRSINNIPKARMRTLKMSIVIVTSFIVCWTPYYLLGLWYWFLPDDLEETVSHSLTHILFIFGLFNAILDPITYGLFTIHFRKGLKRYCRGAAAHAEPENNTVITGSLKCSPSPSRKKRLIQISQRTGPMEGRGSQCSSLIVHSRGGVELTQTTLESMI; this is encoded by the exons ATGAATGACGTCTCTCTGAGTGCCGCCGCTATGTTCGACCAGCTGCCCGAGAGCATCTTAAATGCTACCTGTGACTACGGAGAATGCAACAGGACCGTAGCAGAGGCGGCCCTGCAGCTGCCCACCTTCTCAGCGGCAGCCAAAGCCAGGGTGATCATCACATTCACGCTTTGCGCCGTGTCAGCGGCGTGTAACCTGGCCGTTCTGTGGGCGGCCAGCACCAGCAGACGCCGTAAGTCTCATGTACGCATCCTCATCATCAACCTGACGGTGGCCGACCTGCTGGTCACCTTCATCGTGATGCCTGTGGACGCTGCCTGGAACATCACGGTGCAGTGGCTGGCCGGAGACTTTGCCTGTCGACTGCTCATGTTCCTCAAACTGGTGGCCATGTACTCCTGTGCCTTCGTCACCGTGGTCATCAGCCTGGACAGACACTCAGCCATCCTCAATCCTCTCGCCATCAGTGAGGCCAAGAAGAAGAGCAAGATCATGCTCAGTGCTGCCTGGGTCATGAGTGTGGCACTTTCGGTCCCTCAG ATGTTCCTGTTTCACAATGTGACTATCACAGTTCCCGCCAACTTTACTCAGTGCACCACACGAGGCAGCTTCGTGAAGCACTGGCAAGAGACGCTCTACAATATGTTCACctttgtctgtctgttcctGCTCCCCCTGGTCATCATGATCTTCTGCTACACGCGCATCCTGGTGGAGATCTCTCAGCGAATGAGCAAGGGAAACA TGTCTTCAAAAGAAGTGCATCTGCGGCGCTCCATCAACAACATCCCAAAGGCCCGGATGAGGACTTTGAAGATGAGCATCGTCATCGTTACGTCCTTCATCGTGTGCTGGACGCCTTATTATCTGCTGGGCTTGTGGTACTGGTTCCTCCCTGATGATTTGGAGGAGACGGTTTCTCATTCTCTGACTCACATCCTGTTTATTTTTGGGCTCTTCAATGCCATCCTGGACCCCATCACCTATGGACTCTTCACCATCCATTTCCGCAAAGGACTGAAGCGCTACTGCCGTGGTGCGGCGGCTCACGCCGAGCCGGAGAACAACACTGTCATTACTGGCTCTCTCAAGTGCTCGCCGTCACCCTCGCGCAAGAAAAGGCTCATCCAGATAAGCCAGAGGACTGGCCCTATGGAAGGCAGAGGGTCTCAATGCAGCAGTCTTATAGTGCACAGCAGGGGAGGGGTCGAGTTAACTCAGACCACCCTAGAAAGCATGATATGA